The following coding sequences lie in one Mycobacterium gordonae genomic window:
- a CDS encoding SDR family oxidoreductase, protein MNLGLAGRVVLVTGGVRGVGAGISTVFAEQGATVVTCARRPVEGFPHEFHSCDVRDDEAVKALIDAIVERHGTLDVVVNNAGGSPYVLTAGSSPRFSRKIIELNLIGGLVVSQFANDVMQNQPGGGSIVNICSLSGRRPSPGTAAYGAAKAGLESLTETLAVEWGPKVRVNACVVGMVETEQADLFYGDAESIAAISKNVPLGRLAKPEDIGWAAAFLACDVASYISGATLEVHGGGEPPHYLATTNASAIK, encoded by the coding sequence ATCAATCTAGGTCTGGCCGGGCGCGTGGTGTTGGTGACGGGTGGCGTGCGAGGCGTAGGCGCCGGCATCAGTACGGTTTTCGCCGAGCAGGGGGCGACAGTCGTCACCTGCGCGCGTCGGCCCGTGGAGGGTTTCCCGCATGAGTTTCACAGTTGCGACGTGCGCGATGACGAGGCTGTCAAGGCCCTGATCGACGCGATCGTCGAACGGCACGGCACGCTCGATGTCGTCGTGAACAACGCCGGCGGTTCGCCGTACGTGTTGACCGCGGGATCAAGTCCGAGATTCAGCCGCAAGATCATCGAGCTCAATCTGATTGGTGGCCTGGTGGTTTCGCAGTTCGCCAACGACGTAATGCAGAACCAGCCCGGCGGCGGCTCGATCGTCAACATCTGCAGTCTCAGTGGCCGGCGGCCCAGTCCGGGCACCGCGGCCTACGGGGCGGCCAAGGCCGGCCTGGAGAGTTTGACCGAGACGCTGGCGGTGGAATGGGGGCCGAAGGTCCGGGTCAACGCGTGCGTGGTCGGCATGGTCGAAACCGAGCAGGCCGACCTTTTCTACGGTGACGCCGAGTCGATTGCCGCGATTTCGAAGAATGTGCCACTTGGCCGGTTGGCCAAGCCGGAGGACATCGGTTGGGCCGCAGCATTTTTAGCGTGTGACGTGGCGTCGTATATCAGTGGGGCAACGCTGGAGGTGCACGGTGGCGGCGAGCCGCCGCACTATCTGGCCACGACGAACGCCAGCGCGATCAAGTAG
- the ipdC gene encoding (3aS,4S,5R,7aS)-5-hydroxy-7a-methyl-1-oxo-octahydro-1H-indene-4-carboxyl-CoA dehydrogenase, which translates to MKLRTPLTELVGIEHPVVQTGMGWVAGARLVSATANAGGLGILASATMTLDELATAIGKVKSATDKPFGVNIRADAADAGDRVELMIREGVKVASFALAPKPELISRLKEAGAVVVPSIGAAKHARKVAGWGADAMIVQGGEGGGHTGPVATTLLLPSVLDAVKGTGIPVIAAGGFFDGRGLAAALSYGAAGVAMGTRFLLTSDSTVPDAVKRRYLESALDGTVVTTRVDGMPHRVLRTGLVEKLESGSRARGFTAAVRNAAKFKQMSQMSWRSMIQDGLAMRHGKELTWSQVVMAANTPMLLKAGLVEGNTEAGVLASGQVAGILDDLPSCAELIESVVAEAIEHLQAASKLVE; encoded by the coding sequence GTGAAGCTCAGGACACCGCTGACCGAGCTGGTCGGCATCGAGCACCCGGTGGTGCAGACCGGGATGGGCTGGGTGGCCGGTGCGCGGCTGGTTTCGGCCACGGCCAACGCCGGCGGCCTGGGCATCCTGGCGTCGGCCACCATGACACTGGACGAATTAGCCACGGCCATCGGCAAAGTCAAATCTGCGACAGACAAGCCGTTCGGCGTCAACATCCGCGCCGACGCCGCCGACGCGGGTGATCGTGTCGAGCTGATGATCCGTGAGGGCGTCAAGGTGGCGTCGTTCGCTCTGGCACCCAAGCCGGAACTCATTTCCCGGCTCAAAGAGGCCGGGGCGGTGGTCGTGCCGTCGATCGGCGCGGCCAAGCATGCCCGCAAGGTCGCCGGTTGGGGTGCCGACGCGATGATCGTGCAGGGCGGCGAAGGTGGTGGGCACACCGGCCCAGTCGCCACCACCCTGCTGTTGCCGTCCGTGTTGGACGCGGTCAAGGGCACCGGCATCCCCGTGATCGCCGCCGGCGGATTCTTCGACGGACGCGGACTGGCCGCGGCTCTCTCGTATGGCGCGGCCGGCGTAGCGATGGGCACCCGCTTCCTGCTCACGTCGGACTCCACGGTTCCCGACGCGGTCAAGCGGCGGTATCTGGAGTCGGCTCTGGACGGCACGGTGGTCACCACCCGGGTCGACGGCATGCCGCACCGCGTGCTGCGTACCGGCCTGGTGGAGAAGCTGGAAAGTGGCTCGCGGGCAAGGGGTTTCACTGCGGCGGTGCGCAACGCCGCCAAGTTCAAGCAGATGTCGCAGATGAGCTGGCGGTCGATGATCCAAGACGGTTTGGCCATGCGGCACGGCAAGGAACTCACCTGGTCGCAGGTGGTGATGGCGGCCAATACCCCGATGCTGCTCAAGGCCGGACTGGTGGAGGGCAACACCGAGGCCGGCGTGCTGGCCTCCGGCCAGGTGGCCGGCATCCTGGACGACCTGCCGTCGTGCGCCGAGTTGATCGAGTCGGTCGTGGCCGAGGCGATCGAACATCTGCAGGCCGCGTCGAAGCTAGTGGAGTAG
- the echA20 gene encoding (7aS)-7a-methyl-1,5-dioxo-2,3,5,6,7,7a-hexahydro-1H-indene-carboxyl-CoA hydrolase, with translation MTITSTTPEPGIVAVTVDYPPVNAIPSQGWFELGDAITAAGRDPQTHAVILRAEGRGFNAGVDIKEMQRTEGFTALIDANRGCFAAFRAVYECAVPVIAAVNGFCVGGGIGLVGNADVIVASDDATFGLPEVERGALGAATHLSRLVPQHMMRRLFFTAATVDAATLHHFGSVHEVVPRAELDEAALRVARDIAAKDTRVIRAAKEALNLIDVQRVNSSYRMEQGFTFELNLAGVADEHRDAFAGTAKGKKE, from the coding sequence ATGACGATCACCTCCACCACCCCAGAACCGGGAATAGTCGCGGTCACCGTCGACTATCCACCCGTCAACGCCATTCCGTCGCAGGGATGGTTCGAACTCGGCGACGCGATCACGGCGGCCGGACGGGATCCGCAGACCCACGCGGTGATCCTGCGTGCCGAAGGCCGCGGCTTCAACGCCGGCGTCGACATCAAGGAAATGCAGCGAACCGAAGGGTTCACCGCGCTGATCGACGCCAACCGCGGCTGCTTCGCGGCGTTCCGTGCTGTCTACGAATGCGCAGTTCCAGTGATCGCCGCGGTGAACGGATTCTGCGTCGGCGGCGGCATCGGTCTGGTCGGCAACGCCGACGTCATCGTCGCCTCCGACGACGCGACATTCGGGCTGCCGGAGGTGGAGCGCGGCGCGCTCGGCGCGGCCACCCACCTGTCCCGCCTGGTCCCCCAGCACATGATGCGGCGGCTGTTCTTCACCGCCGCCACCGTGGACGCCGCAACCCTGCACCACTTCGGCTCGGTACACGAGGTGGTGCCGCGCGCGGAGCTGGACGAAGCGGCACTGCGGGTGGCCCGCGACATCGCCGCCAAGGACACCCGCGTCATCCGTGCCGCCAAGGAAGCGCTGAACCTGATAGACGTACAACGCGTCAACTCGAGTTACCGCATGGAGCAAGGGTTTACGTTCGAGCTCAACCTCGCCGGCGTTGCCGACGAGCACCGCGACGCGTTCGCCGGAACGGCGAAAGGCAAGAAGGAATGA
- a CDS encoding endonuclease domain-containing protein: MDWPFLGTEVLSANAIPERALRTLYAAVYPGIYCPAGIELTASQRARAAWLWSRRRGVVAGNSAAALLGAKWVSPSLDAELVHDNRKPPAGIVVHSDRLASHEVLTFGGIRVTTPARTAFDIGRRTTTRLLAVQRLDALAKVTDVKVADVEAVVAEHRGARGLVRLRQILPLVDGGAESPQETRTRLALIDAGLPRPQTQIRVCGDYGDFVARIDMGYDELRVGIEYDGPQHWTDPEQRARDIDRHAALLDLGWTIIRVSSELLRYRQATFIGRVVAAMEAAGWRR, translated from the coding sequence ATGGACTGGCCGTTTCTCGGCACCGAAGTGCTGTCCGCGAACGCAATTCCCGAGCGCGCCCTGCGCACGCTGTACGCCGCCGTCTATCCGGGCATCTACTGCCCGGCCGGTATCGAGCTGACCGCGAGTCAACGAGCACGAGCCGCATGGCTGTGGTCGCGCCGGCGCGGTGTTGTCGCGGGCAATTCGGCGGCGGCGTTACTCGGCGCGAAATGGGTCAGTCCCTCGTTGGATGCTGAGTTGGTACACGACAATCGAAAACCTCCGGCGGGCATCGTCGTTCACTCGGACAGGCTGGCATCGCACGAAGTGCTGACTTTCGGCGGGATCAGAGTGACCACCCCGGCTCGCACCGCATTCGACATAGGACGCCGAACCACCACCCGCCTACTCGCAGTTCAGCGCCTCGATGCCCTGGCGAAGGTGACCGATGTCAAGGTCGCCGATGTGGAGGCCGTCGTCGCTGAACATCGCGGCGCGCGCGGCCTGGTCAGGCTTAGGCAGATATTGCCGCTGGTGGATGGTGGCGCGGAATCGCCGCAGGAGACGCGGACGCGGCTGGCATTAATCGATGCCGGGCTACCGAGACCCCAGACGCAGATCAGGGTATGCGGCGATTACGGAGACTTCGTGGCGCGCATCGACATGGGCTACGACGAGTTGCGCGTCGGCATTGAATATGACGGCCCTCAGCACTGGACGGATCCCGAACAGCGCGCCCGCGATATCGACCGGCACGCCGCGTTGCTCGATCTGGGCTGGACGATCATCAGGGTCAGCAGCGAACTGCTTCGATATCGGCAGGCCACTTTCATCGGCCGCGTCGTCGCGGCGATGGAGGCGGCGGGCTGGCGTCGATGA
- the ipdB gene encoding cholesterol ring-cleaving hydrolase subunit IpdB, with product MTVSRAEVCAVACAELFRDAGEIMISPMTNMASVGARLARLTFSPDVLLTDGEAQLLADTPALGKTGPVEGWMPFGRVFETLSWGRRHVVMGANQVDRYGNQNISAFGPLQQPTRQMFGVRGSPGNTINHATSYWVGNHSKRVFTETVDIVSGIGYDKVDPDNPAFRFVNVFRVVSNLGVFDFGGPDHTMRAVSLHPGVAPDDVREATSFEVHGLAEADETRPPTDDELRLIREVIDPKALRDREIRQ from the coding sequence ATGACGGTCTCCCGGGCGGAGGTATGCGCGGTCGCCTGCGCCGAGTTGTTCAGGGACGCCGGCGAAATCATGATCAGCCCGATGACGAACATGGCATCGGTGGGCGCCCGGCTGGCACGGCTGACGTTCTCCCCCGACGTCCTGCTGACCGACGGCGAGGCACAACTGCTCGCCGATACACCGGCGCTGGGCAAGACCGGACCGGTCGAAGGCTGGATGCCGTTCGGGCGGGTCTTCGAGACCCTGTCTTGGGGCCGGCGCCATGTCGTGATGGGCGCCAATCAGGTTGACCGCTACGGCAATCAGAACATCTCGGCATTCGGCCCGCTGCAACAGCCGACCCGGCAGATGTTCGGGGTGCGCGGCTCGCCAGGCAACACCATCAACCACGCCACCAGCTACTGGGTAGGCAATCATTCCAAGCGGGTGTTCACCGAAACGGTCGACATCGTCTCCGGCATCGGTTACGACAAGGTCGACCCGGACAATCCCGCGTTCCGGTTCGTCAACGTCTTCCGGGTGGTGTCCAACCTCGGCGTCTTCGACTTCGGCGGACCGGACCACACGATGCGCGCGGTGTCCCTGCATCCCGGCGTCGCCCCCGACGACGTCCGGGAAGCCACCTCGTTCGAAGTACACGGGCTCGCCGAGGCGGACGAAACCCGACCACCGACGGACGACGAGCTGCGGTTGATTCGCGAGGTCATCGACCCGAAAGCGTTGCGCGACAGAGAGATCCGGCAGTGA
- a CDS encoding fatty acid desaturase has protein sequence MSTVEQAPATSGSAAQHALPDPGEAVPKLALPTIGIFLASLTAFVTCTVGYVNGWSPWWVTIPVNAAVTFVMFTVVHDASHYSISSVRWVNGLMGRLAWLFVGPVVAFPSFGYIHIQHHRHSNDDDQDPDTFASHGKWWQLPLRWSQVEYFYLRYYLPRARSRPVTEVAETVVMMVLSLTGLAVAIATGNFWILLVVFLIPQRIGLTILAWWFDWLPHHGLEDTQRTNRYRATRNRVGAEWLFTPVLLSQNYHLVHHLHPSVPFYRYLRTWKRNEEAYLERNAAINTVFGQQLNPDEYREWKELNGRLSKLLPVRMPSRSSSPHAVLHRIPVASVDPITADSTLVTFAVPEDLQDAFRFEPGQHVTVVGAEGVRRNYSICAPATRAQLRIAVKHIPGGAFSTFVAEQLKAGDVLELMTPTGRFGTPLHPLNRKHYVGLVAGSGITPVLSIVATTLEIETESRFTLIYGNRTKESTMFRAELDRLESRYADRLEVLHVLSGESLHAPELRGRIDRDKLNLWLTGNLQPDHVDEWFICGPLEMTTAVRETLLEHRVDGERIHLELFHGFESAPATDQSYEAATVTFTLSGKQWTYDLTPGDSILEGALQVRDDAPYACMGGACGTCRAKLVEGSVEMDHNFALGQAELDAGYILTCQSHPTTPFVSVDYDA, from the coding sequence ATGTCGACCGTCGAGCAGGCACCAGCGACCTCCGGGTCCGCCGCGCAGCACGCGCTGCCCGATCCGGGCGAGGCGGTACCCAAGCTCGCCCTGCCCACCATCGGGATCTTTCTCGCGTCCCTGACCGCATTTGTCACCTGCACCGTCGGCTACGTCAACGGCTGGTCACCCTGGTGGGTGACCATTCCGGTCAACGCGGCGGTGACGTTCGTGATGTTCACCGTCGTGCATGACGCATCGCACTACTCGATCAGTTCGGTTCGCTGGGTCAACGGGCTGATGGGGCGCCTGGCCTGGCTCTTCGTCGGTCCGGTGGTCGCCTTCCCGTCGTTCGGGTACATCCACATTCAGCACCACCGGCACTCCAACGACGACGACCAGGATCCGGACACCTTCGCCTCGCACGGGAAATGGTGGCAGTTGCCGCTGCGCTGGTCGCAGGTGGAGTACTTCTACCTGCGGTATTACCTGCCGCGTGCCCGCAGTCGGCCCGTCACCGAAGTCGCCGAGACGGTGGTGATGATGGTGCTGTCCCTCACCGGGTTGGCCGTCGCGATCGCCACCGGCAACTTCTGGATCCTGCTCGTCGTCTTCCTGATCCCACAGCGCATCGGCCTGACCATCCTGGCCTGGTGGTTCGACTGGCTGCCTCATCACGGGCTGGAAGACACTCAGCGCACCAACCGCTACCGCGCGACCCGCAATCGCGTCGGCGCCGAGTGGCTGTTCACCCCGGTGCTGCTGTCGCAGAACTACCACCTGGTGCACCACCTGCACCCGTCGGTCCCGTTCTACCGGTACCTGCGGACCTGGAAACGCAACGAAGAAGCCTACCTGGAACGCAACGCGGCCATCAACACCGTTTTCGGCCAGCAGCTCAATCCCGATGAGTATCGGGAGTGGAAGGAGCTCAACGGTCGGCTGTCCAAGCTGCTGCCGGTTCGGATGCCGTCCCGATCCAGTTCGCCGCACGCCGTGCTGCACCGCATCCCGGTCGCGTCGGTGGATCCCATCACCGCCGACAGCACCCTGGTCACCTTCGCCGTGCCCGAGGATCTGCAGGACGCGTTCCGGTTCGAGCCGGGCCAGCACGTCACCGTCGTGGGCGCCGAAGGCGTGCGCCGCAACTACTCGATCTGCGCTCCAGCAACACGGGCGCAGCTACGGATCGCGGTGAAACACATTCCCGGCGGCGCCTTTTCGACGTTCGTGGCCGAACAGCTGAAGGCCGGTGACGTGCTGGAGTTGATGACGCCGACCGGCCGGTTCGGCACCCCGCTGCATCCGCTGAACCGCAAACACTACGTCGGACTGGTGGCCGGCAGCGGGATCACGCCCGTGTTGTCAATTGTCGCAACAACTTTGGAGATCGAGACGGAGAGCCGGTTCACGCTGATCTACGGTAACCGCACCAAGGAGTCGACGATGTTCCGCGCCGAACTCGACCGCCTCGAATCGCGGTACGCAGACCGCCTGGAAGTGCTGCATGTGCTCTCGGGTGAATCGTTGCACGCTCCGGAACTGCGAGGGCGGATCGACCGGGACAAACTCAACCTCTGGCTGACCGGCAATCTGCAGCCCGACCATGTCGACGAGTGGTTCATCTGCGGTCCTTTGGAGATGACGACCGCGGTGCGCGAGACGCTGCTGGAGCACCGGGTGGACGGCGAGCGCATCCACCTCGAACTCTTCCACGGCTTCGAGAGCGCTCCGGCCACGGACCAGTCGTATGAGGCTGCGACGGTGACGTTCACCCTGTCCGGCAAGCAATGGACGTACGACCTGACGCCCGGCGACTCGATTCTGGAAGGTGCGCTGCAGGTGCGCGATGATGCGCCGTACGCCTGCATGGGTGGCGCGTGCGGCACCTGCCGGGCGAAGTTGGTCGAGGGCAGCGTCGAGATGGACCACAACTTCGCGCTGGGGCAGGCCGAGTTGGACGCCGGTTACATCCTGACGTGCCAGTCACATCCGACGACGCCGTTCGTCTCCGTCGACTACGACGCCTGA
- a CDS encoding SDR family oxidoreductase — protein sequence MGLLDGRVVIVTGAGRGIGRAHALAFAAEGARVVVNDIGVGLDGSAGESPAQQVVDEIIAAGGEAVTNGDDVADWTGAQNLIDTAVDTFGGLDVLVNNAGFIRDRMLANTSESEWDAVIRVHLKGHFATLRHAAGYWRRQIKAGTVGPDDLNARIINTSSGAGLQGSVGQGNYSAAKAGIAALTLVGAAELGRYGITVNAIAPAARTRMTEAVFAETMAAPEDGGFDAMAPENVSPLVVWLGSVESRDVTGKVFEVEAGLIRVAEGWAHGPQIDKGARWDPAELGPVVTDLLAKSRTPVPVYGAGS from the coding sequence ATGGGTTTGCTCGACGGACGGGTTGTCATCGTGACCGGCGCGGGCCGCGGCATCGGCCGTGCGCACGCCCTGGCGTTCGCCGCGGAGGGTGCGCGCGTGGTGGTCAACGACATCGGCGTCGGACTGGACGGTTCGGCCGGCGAAAGCCCGGCACAGCAGGTCGTCGACGAAATCATCGCGGCCGGAGGGGAAGCCGTGACCAACGGCGACGACGTCGCCGACTGGACGGGCGCGCAGAACCTGATCGACACCGCCGTCGACACCTTCGGTGGGTTGGATGTGCTGGTCAACAACGCCGGTTTCATCCGCGACCGAATGTTGGCCAACACCAGCGAAAGCGAGTGGGACGCCGTCATTCGCGTGCATCTCAAGGGACACTTCGCCACGCTGCGGCACGCGGCAGGCTATTGGCGTCGGCAGATCAAGGCCGGCACCGTCGGGCCCGATGACCTCAACGCCCGCATCATCAACACGAGCTCCGGCGCCGGCCTGCAGGGCAGCGTGGGACAGGGCAACTACTCCGCGGCAAAGGCGGGTATCGCCGCGCTGACCCTCGTCGGTGCAGCCGAATTGGGCCGCTACGGCATCACCGTCAATGCGATCGCGCCCGCTGCCCGCACCCGGATGACCGAGGCGGTGTTCGCCGAGACCATGGCCGCGCCCGAGGACGGCGGGTTCGACGCGATGGCGCCGGAGAACGTCTCGCCGCTGGTGGTGTGGCTGGGCAGTGTCGAATCCCGCGACGTCACCGGCAAGGTATTCGAGGTTGAGGCCGGGCTGATCCGCGTCGCCGAGGGGTGGGCGCACGGACCGCAGATCGACAAGGGCGCGCGCTGGGATCCCGCCGAGTTGGGTCCGGTGGTCACCGATCTGCTGGCCAAGTCGCGGACGCCGGTTCCCGTGTACGGGGCCGGTTCATAG
- a CDS encoding PE family protein, protein MSFVIVAPENIFSAATDLAGISSALDAADVSAAARTTGILAAAEDEVSAAIAAAFSHHALGYQALSTQAAVFQQQFLSALTAGAGVYAAAETANASPLQQLLAGVNAPVQALTGRPLIGNGADGAPGTGANGAPGGWLLGDGGAGGSGAPATASTPGGSGGAGGAAGLLGSGGAGGAGGRTSFAAQPAGRGGAGGSGGWLSGDAGVGGAGGAAWGGGMAGAGGMGGAGGLLGSGGAGGAGGVNVAAGTGGAGGAGGTGGLLAGLVGAGGGDGGVGGFGQIAGGAGGDGGAGGLLAGPGGAGGAAGGSMKAPTGAAGGNGGNAGLLFGSGGIGGDGGFSGIGTGGAGGRGGNSGLLFSSGGSGGAGGFSGGGPAAAGGTGGAGGDGGLLGCGGIGGAGGYGTNGGSGGAGGVAGKLLGIGGAGGAGGEGSTTGGVGGLGGNAVLLGNGGNGGNGGTGPTFGANGAGGTAGLVFGANGTNGPDPAAPLPPVRQALLDAINSVTSRPLIGNGANGAPGTGANGAPGGWLLGDGGSGGSGAAGSGQAGGVGGAGGLLGSGGAGGGGASASSGTAGAGGAGGAGGLVSGNAGVGGAGGPATGFGPGSIGGAGGLGGNGGLLGAGGAGGGGGFSLGSGGAGGTGGGGGLLAGLVGAGGGHGGGGAFGHTNGGAGGAGGNAGLIAGPGGAGGAGGVGAGGVGGHGGNAGNAGQLFGSGGLGGTGGLSVGGSGGAGGHGGNAGLLFSSAGGGGGGGNGGTTGGAGGDGGDAGWLGCGGIGGAGGYASVSAGAGGKGGTGGGLLGVGGAGGAGGDSTSTGGKGGDGGNAVLIGNGGNGGNAGVGPTTGAGGTGGTGGTVLGVDGLAGLT, encoded by the coding sequence ATGTCATTCGTGATCGTGGCGCCGGAGAACATTTTCTCGGCAGCGACAGATTTGGCCGGCATCTCGTCGGCCCTCGACGCCGCGGATGTGTCGGCCGCGGCTCGAACCACCGGGATTCTTGCGGCTGCCGAGGACGAGGTGTCCGCGGCGATAGCGGCGGCCTTCTCCCACCACGCCCTGGGTTATCAGGCGCTCAGCACACAGGCGGCGGTCTTTCAGCAGCAGTTCCTGTCGGCCTTGACGGCGGGTGCGGGGGTCTATGCCGCCGCTGAGACGGCCAACGCTTCTCCTCTGCAGCAGTTGCTTGCCGGGGTGAACGCGCCGGTGCAGGCGCTGACCGGGCGCCCGCTGATCGGCAACGGCGCGGATGGGGCGCCGGGCACCGGTGCCAACGGGGCGCCGGGTGGGTGGCTGCTCGGTGACGGCGGTGCCGGCGGCTCCGGAGCGCCCGCAACGGCGTCCACACCCGGCGGCTCCGGCGGCGCCGGCGGTGCGGCCGGACTGTTGGGCTCAGGTGGTGCCGGCGGCGCCGGCGGGCGCACATCGTTTGCCGCACAGCCCGCTGGGCGCGGCGGCGCCGGTGGGTCCGGCGGGTGGTTGTCGGGCGACGCTGGTGTCGGCGGCGCCGGCGGAGCCGCGTGGGGGGGCGGAATGGCCGGCGCCGGCGGGATGGGCGGGGCCGGTGGCTTGCTGGGCAGCGGCGGAGCAGGCGGCGCGGGTGGGGTAAACGTAGCTGCGGGCACCGGCGGCGCCGGGGGGGCCGGCGGGACCGGCGGGCTGCTCGCCGGGCTGGTTGGCGCCGGCGGCGGTGACGGCGGAGTCGGCGGCTTCGGCCAAATCGCCGGCGGGGCAGGAGGTGACGGCGGCGCCGGGGGCCTGCTCGCCGGACCGGGTGGTGCCGGCGGCGCCGCCGGGGGCAGCATGAAGGCTCCCACCGGCGCGGCGGGGGGGAACGGTGGCAACGCCGGCCTGCTGTTCGGCAGCGGCGGTATCGGTGGGGATGGCGGGTTTAGCGGTATCGGCACCGGAGGGGCCGGTGGGCGCGGTGGAAACTCCGGTCTGCTGTTTTCTAGCGGGGGTTCGGGCGGGGCCGGCGGATTCAGCGGTGGTGGCCCTGCTGCGGCCGGTGGGACCGGCGGAGCCGGCGGCGACGGTGGTTTGCTCGGCTGCGGCGGGATTGGCGGCGCCGGAGGGTACGGCACGAATGGTGGTTCTGGCGGGGCCGGCGGCGTCGCCGGCAAACTGCTGGGCATCGGGGGTGCCGGCGGGGCCGGTGGCGAGGGCTCGACGACTGGCGGTGTCGGCGGGCTGGGCGGGAACGCCGTGCTGCTCGGCAACGGCGGCAACGGCGGCAACGGGGGGACGGGCCCAACATTCGGCGCCAATGGCGCGGGCGGCACTGCCGGCCTGGTGTTCGGAGCCAACGGGACTAACGGTCCCGATCCGGCGGCGCCCCTGCCACCGGTGCGACAGGCTCTGCTGGACGCGATCAACTCGGTCACCAGCCGTCCACTGATCGGTAATGGTGCGAACGGGGCCCCGGGCACGGGAGCCAATGGAGCGCCGGGCGGGTGGTTGCTCGGCGACGGTGGGTCCGGCGGGTCGGGGGCGGCGGGCAGCGGCCAAGCCGGAGGTGTGGGCGGCGCCGGTGGGCTGTTGGGATCCGGCGGCGCCGGCGGGGGTGGCGCGAGCGCCTCGTCGGGTACCGCCGGGGCCGGTGGTGCCGGCGGAGCCGGGGGTTTGGTGTCGGGCAATGCCGGAGTCGGCGGGGCAGGTGGACCCGCGACGGGTTTCGGGCCCGGCTCGATCGGCGGGGCGGGCGGGCTTGGCGGTAACGGCGGGCTGCTGGGAGCGGGCGGCGCCGGCGGCGGTGGCGGCTTCAGTCTGGGCTCCGGAGGTGCCGGCGGGACGGGCGGCGGCGGGGGGCTGCTTGCCGGGTTGGTCGGCGCCGGCGGCGGTCACGGTGGTGGTGGCGCCTTCGGCCACACCAACGGCGGCGCGGGCGGGGCCGGGGGCAACGCGGGCCTGATCGCGGGGCCCGGCGGCGCCGGCGGGGCCGGCGGGGTTGGCGCAGGCGGCGTCGGTGGTCACGGCGGCAACGCGGGCAATGCCGGCCAGCTGTTCGGCAGCGGCGGGCTTGGTGGAACCGGCGGACTCAGCGTGGGTGGCTCCGGCGGGGCGGGTGGTCATGGTGGAAACGCCGGCCTGCTCTTTTCGAGCGCCGGCGGTGGCGGTGGCGGCGGTAATGGCGGCACTACCGGCGGCGCCGGGGGTGACGGCGGCGATGCCGGCTGGCTGGGCTGCGGCGGAATCGGCGGAGCCGGCGGGTATGCGAGCGTCAGCGCCGGTGCCGGGGGCAAAGGCGGGACCGGTGGGGGGTTGTTGGGTGTCGGTGGCGCCGGCGGCGCCGGCGGGGACAGCACCTCCACCGGAGGCAAGGGCGGTGACGGCGGCAATGCCGTGTTGATCGGCAACGGCGGCAACGGCGGCAACGCCGGCGTCGGTCCGACCACGGGTGCCGGCGGCACGGGCGGCACGGGCGGGACAGTGCTCGGCGTCGACGGGTTGGCCGGGTTGACGTAG
- the ipdA gene encoding cholesterol ring-cleaving hydrolase subunit IpdA: MTRDKRTTLDDAVSHVRSGMTIGIAGWGSRRKPMAFVRALLRTDVTDLTVVTYGGPDLGLLCSAGKVKRVYYGFVSLDSPPFYDPWFAKARTSGAIEAREMDEGMLRNGLQAAAQRLPFLPTRAGLGSAVLDFWEGELKTVTSPYPTDGGYEMLIAMPALRLDAAFAHLNIGDNRGNAAYTGIDPYFDDLFLMAADKRFLSVERIVSTEELVKSVPPQALLINRMMVDGVVEAPGGAHFTTAAPDYGRDEKFQRHYAEAASTEEGWQQFVERYLSGSEEDYQSAVRKFAEEAAK, translated from the coding sequence ATGACACGCGACAAGCGCACCACCCTGGACGACGCCGTTTCGCACGTGCGCAGCGGCATGACCATCGGTATCGCCGGTTGGGGATCGCGTCGTAAGCCGATGGCCTTCGTCCGTGCCCTGCTGCGCACCGACGTCACCGACCTGACCGTGGTCACCTACGGCGGACCGGATCTGGGCCTGCTGTGCTCGGCCGGCAAGGTCAAACGGGTCTACTACGGATTCGTCTCGCTGGACTCGCCACCGTTCTACGACCCGTGGTTCGCCAAGGCCCGCACCAGCGGTGCCATTGAGGCTCGCGAGATGGACGAAGGCATGCTGCGCAACGGGCTGCAGGCGGCCGCTCAACGGTTGCCGTTCCTGCCGACCCGCGCTGGACTCGGTAGTGCGGTACTGGATTTCTGGGAGGGCGAGCTCAAGACCGTCACCAGCCCCTATCCGACCGATGGCGGGTACGAAATGCTGATCGCCATGCCCGCGCTGCGCCTGGACGCCGCGTTCGCCCACCTGAATATCGGCGACAACCGCGGCAATGCCGCGTACACCGGCATCGACCCCTACTTCGACGACCTGTTCCTGATGGCCGCCGACAAGCGCTTCCTGTCGGTGGAACGGATCGTCTCCACCGAGGAACTCGTCAAATCCGTACCACCGCAAGCGCTGTTGATCAACCGGATGATGGTGGACGGTGTGGTCGAAGCACCCGGTGGCGCTCACTTCACCACCGCCGCACCCGATTACGGCCGCGACGAGAAGTTCCAGCGGCACTACGCCGAGGCCGCCTCCACCGAGGAAGGCTGGCAACAATTCGTCGAGAGATATCTGTCCGGCAGCGAAGAGGACTACCAGTCCGCCGTGCGCAAGTTCGCCGAGGAGGCAGCGAAATGA